A portion of the Oxynema aestuarii AP17 genome contains these proteins:
- a CDS encoding PAS domain S-box protein encodes MENWNFLSSKSESGSHRERLVECEAKCRQLNQALQQVYDAWERSRLREAEESIYLILDLTGNVLTLGGAGEQIWGYSREELLGASLLQWLNEEDRGSFETMLDDFRHQSRSQGHWQGKVRHGDATISPIRAIARKIPLNHTLDRAGSEAIACWLLPTHPPPPNCPTLSKTISMDLHELILSNITEPVFICDHSGAFTYICPNLTHLFGYSLAEIRQLANVSQLLGPGFLQYLKDCHFYDRPVGAELHNLEWEIRDRDNRHHHILITVKRVAIDGGTLLYTCREITEYKRIQTELNQYQQHLEQRVSERTAQNTALIDSLQVANQRLKTEIIRRRQVEKALRDSERRLSSIAANLPGIVFRYIVHADGTHSLPYISAGVCEFIGVTAAEIGDNPDLFLESVHRDDLPSLLDTLDHCCQTLTPLDREWRMVSRDGTEKWVRGIARVYREDNGDVVFDGADLDISATKATERALSASEAKQRALLAAIPDMLFHVDLDGNFLDFIPGREVNPLVPPEEFLGRNIHEVLPEGFANRIEEHLQRCWQTQTVQWFETDLWQDGRIRHYEVRVTPVENEQLLTMVRDVSNRKQAELALRQQMQWSHLLLHSTLDGFLAIAPNGQIREVNPAFCAMTGYERSQLLHMSLWDLDTNARNSDGMTYLEGASQFNSVRCETQYRHANGSDIAVEASISFVELAEEQLFFLFVRDMTERVRSQVALAHSEARYRAIVEDQTELITRFTPNLTLTFVNEACCRYFGCTKKDMLGKSFIPLITPEDRQAVLEALRSLSPEIPTVTIEQRLIVGEGEIRWMQWNNRAFFDENGQVVELQGVGRDITDRVVAEQSLQESQKFIQKIAKTAPAVIYVYDLVEERTIYLNQKLSEILGRPEINKQVLERGWPLQLLHPEDALKYGERLQEWQRVKNTEVLEWEVRMQHADGRWRTLRSHDTVFSRNPDGTPRQILGMAIDITESKQARRERDRLFEISLDLIAIADFEMVFHRVNPAVETILGYTPEEFVAFTGFDLIHPDDLSSTEVELEKLKSGELSVGLENRYLCKDGSYKWLNWTAVPVLEEGLIYTIARDVTERKQVAAERDRFFNLSLDTMVVLGFDTRFRRVNPAVMEVLGYTPDEFLSLSIFDIVHPDDRRATAEQLNRLKQGQRVAGFENRYRDKDGSYRWLSWSAFAIVEEGLIYGVARDTSDRKRVEEQLRESQEKYRVLFEIFPIGLAICDPNGQIVGANPAMTQILGIDEQASLQRAIDDYHWQMIRPDGTPMPPAEFASVRALNEGRLVANVEMGLIRPDGEIAWLNVTAAPIPLEKYGVAIAFTDIGDRKRAMQELQRREQEYRTLADNTPDIIARIDRQLRHVYVNPAITKATGLPVSHFIGKSNRDLGMPEDLCQVWDRTMYEVFETGEERTIEYEFPTPEGKRVYQSHLVPEFSPDGALDYILGLARDITSLTQANQSLQVARARLEHLLTASPAMIYSYKASAPYQIGFVSPNIQTYLGYEVEEIVQSSNFWHDRVHPDDRDCIEGLLPHLFEVGSHIHEYRFQHKDGSYRWLYDRLQLVCDDEGHPLEIIGSWIDITDRKQAEERAIFLSKAIETSSDAVGMCNPQGVALYHNSTFINLFGYTVEQLAEAGGPRSIYSDREVAREVFETIRGGDNWRGEVQMHDRHGHLLDILLRAYPIKNEAGAIVGLVGVHTDIGDRKRIQEELAHHAAELARSNAELEQFAYIASHDLQEPLRIVSSYTKLLAKRYGDRLDAKAEKYINYITDGSARMQQLIEDLLDYSRVGTRGQEFEPIESEEILQQAIANLHVSIHKNHAAITHDPLPAIVGDAKQLARLLQNLISNAIKYRGERSPAVHVSARRQDRTWVFSIRDNGIGIDPKHHDRIFTIFQRLHTREEYPGTGIGLAICKKIVERHGGRIWVESEPGEGSIFYFTLPDSPAPT; translated from the coding sequence ATGGAAAACTGGAATTTCCTTTCGAGCAAATCGGAGTCGGGATCGCACCGAGAACGGCTGGTCGAATGCGAAGCTAAATGCCGTCAATTAAATCAAGCTTTGCAACAAGTCTACGACGCATGGGAGCGATCGCGCCTTCGCGAAGCCGAAGAGAGTATATATCTTATTTTAGACCTGACCGGAAACGTTCTCACCCTCGGCGGCGCCGGGGAACAAATTTGGGGGTACTCCAGAGAAGAGCTTCTCGGCGCTTCGCTCTTGCAGTGGCTCAATGAAGAAGATCGCGGGAGCTTCGAGACGATGCTAGACGATTTTAGACATCAAAGCCGATCTCAGGGGCATTGGCAGGGGAAAGTGCGCCACGGCGATGCGACAATATCCCCTATTCGCGCGATCGCCCGCAAAATTCCCTTAAATCACACCCTCGACCGCGCCGGATCCGAGGCGATCGCCTGTTGGCTGTTGCCGACTCATCCCCCGCCGCCCAACTGCCCTACGCTTTCAAAAACGATTTCAATGGACTTACACGAGCTGATTCTCAGCAATATAACCGAACCCGTTTTTATCTGCGACCATAGCGGGGCATTTACCTATATTTGCCCGAATCTCACCCATTTATTCGGTTATTCCCTCGCCGAAATCCGCCAACTCGCAAATGTCAGCCAACTCCTCGGCCCTGGCTTTCTCCAATATTTAAAGGACTGTCATTTTTACGATCGCCCGGTCGGGGCCGAACTCCATAACCTCGAATGGGAAATCCGCGATCGCGACAACCGCCACCACCATATCCTAATTACAGTCAAACGAGTGGCGATCGACGGCGGAACCTTACTCTATACCTGCCGCGAAATTACCGAATACAAACGAATTCAAACCGAATTAAATCAATATCAACAACATCTAGAACAACGAGTCAGCGAGCGTACCGCCCAAAATACTGCCTTAATCGACTCGTTGCAAGTCGCCAACCAGCGACTCAAAACCGAAATTATCCGCCGCCGCCAGGTCGAAAAAGCCTTGCGCGACAGCGAACGGCGCTTGAGTTCGATCGCCGCCAACCTACCGGGGATCGTCTTTCGCTACATCGTCCACGCAGACGGAACCCATTCCCTCCCCTATATCAGTGCGGGAGTTTGTGAATTTATCGGCGTCACGGCGGCAGAAATCGGCGACAATCCCGATCTGTTTCTCGAAAGCGTTCATCGCGACGATCTCCCCTCCCTCCTCGATACCCTAGACCATTGCTGTCAAACCCTGACCCCTCTAGACCGCGAATGGCGGATGGTGTCGCGCGACGGGACGGAAAAATGGGTGCGCGGAATCGCCCGAGTCTATCGCGAAGACAATGGCGACGTGGTCTTTGACGGGGCCGATCTCGATATCAGCGCAACCAAAGCCACCGAACGGGCCTTATCCGCTAGCGAAGCGAAGCAACGAGCCTTACTGGCGGCGATTCCGGACATGTTGTTTCATGTCGATCTCGACGGCAACTTTTTAGATTTCATCCCCGGACGGGAGGTTAACCCCCTGGTTCCGCCGGAAGAATTTTTAGGGCGCAACATCCACGAGGTGTTACCCGAGGGGTTCGCCAACCGCATCGAGGAGCACTTACAGCGTTGTTGGCAAACTCAAACCGTCCAATGGTTTGAAACGGATCTGTGGCAAGACGGTCGCATCCGTCATTACGAAGTGCGCGTCACCCCGGTGGAAAACGAGCAGTTGTTGACAATGGTGCGCGATGTTTCCAACCGCAAGCAGGCGGAACTCGCCTTGCGCCAACAGATGCAGTGGAGTCACCTGCTGTTGCATTCCACCCTCGATGGGTTTTTGGCGATCGCCCCGAACGGACAAATTCGCGAAGTCAATCCGGCATTTTGCGCGATGACGGGTTACGAGCGATCGCAACTGCTGCACATGAGCTTGTGGGATTTGGACACGAACGCGCGCAATTCCGACGGGATGACCTATCTCGAAGGCGCTTCCCAATTCAATTCGGTTCGCTGCGAGACTCAATACCGCCACGCGAACGGATCGGATATTGCCGTGGAAGCGAGCATCAGCTTTGTGGAATTAGCCGAAGAGCAGTTATTTTTCTTGTTCGTGCGCGATATGACCGAACGAGTGCGATCGCAGGTGGCGTTAGCGCACAGTGAAGCCCGCTATCGGGCGATCGTCGAAGATCAAACCGAGTTAATTACCCGCTTTACTCCCAATCTTACCCTGACCTTTGTCAACGAAGCGTGCTGTCGCTATTTCGGCTGTACGAAAAAAGACATGCTCGGCAAAAGTTTTATCCCCTTAATTACCCCGGAAGATCGCCAAGCGGTCTTAGAAGCTTTGCGTTCTCTGTCTCCCGAGATCCCGACGGTGACGATCGAACAACGGTTAATCGTCGGTGAAGGGGAAATACGCTGGATGCAGTGGAACAATCGCGCCTTTTTCGACGAAAACGGGCAGGTCGTCGAACTGCAGGGCGTCGGACGCGACATTACCGATCGCGTTGTGGCGGAACAGTCCCTTCAAGAGAGCCAAAAGTTTATCCAAAAAATTGCCAAAACGGCTCCGGCGGTGATTTACGTGTACGACTTGGTCGAAGAACGCACGATCTATCTCAATCAGAAACTGTCGGAAATACTGGGGCGACCGGAGATTAACAAGCAAGTCTTAGAAAGGGGTTGGCCTTTACAACTGTTACATCCGGAAGATGCGCTCAAGTATGGCGAACGCTTGCAAGAATGGCAGAGGGTGAAAAATACTGAGGTTCTCGAATGGGAAGTGCGGATGCAACATGCGGACGGACGGTGGCGGACGTTGCGATCGCACGATACCGTCTTTAGCCGCAATCCCGACGGAACGCCCCGCCAAATCTTGGGGATGGCGATCGATATTACCGAAAGCAAACAAGCGCGACGAGAACGCGATCGCCTGTTCGAGATCTCTTTAGATTTGATCGCGATCGCCGATTTCGAGATGGTCTTTCACCGGGTCAATCCCGCCGTGGAAACGATCCTCGGCTATACCCCCGAAGAATTTGTCGCGTTCACCGGATTCGATTTAATTCACCCGGACGACTTAAGCTCTACGGAGGTAGAGCTAGAAAAACTCAAAAGCGGTGAATTATCGGTCGGCCTTGAAAATCGCTATCTTTGCAAAGATGGTTCCTATAAATGGCTTAATTGGACGGCGGTTCCGGTACTGGAAGAGGGCTTGATTTACACGATCGCCCGGGATGTCACCGAACGCAAGCAAGTCGCCGCCGAACGCGATCGCTTTTTCAACTTATCTCTCGATACGATGGTCGTTTTGGGATTTGACACTCGCTTTAGGCGAGTCAATCCCGCCGTCATGGAAGTTCTCGGCTATACCCCGGATGAATTTCTGTCCCTGTCCATTTTCGATATCGTCCATCCCGACGATCGCCGCGCCACTGCCGAACAATTGAATCGGTTAAAACAAGGCCAACGAGTGGCGGGCTTTGAAAACCGCTACCGGGATAAAGATGGGTCGTATCGATGGCTGTCGTGGTCGGCGTTCGCGATCGTCGAAGAGGGCTTAATTTATGGAGTGGCGCGCGATACGAGCGATCGCAAGCGAGTGGAAGAACAATTACGGGAAAGTCAGGAGAAATATCGGGTTCTGTTTGAAATTTTCCCAATTGGCTTGGCCATTTGCGATCCTAACGGCCAAATCGTCGGTGCCAACCCGGCGATGACGCAGATTTTGGGGATCGACGAACAGGCGTCTTTACAACGGGCGATCGACGATTACCACTGGCAGATGATTCGCCCGGACGGAACGCCGATGCCTCCGGCGGAGTTTGCCTCGGTACGGGCCTTGAACGAAGGGCGATTGGTCGCCAATGTGGAAATGGGTTTAATCAGACCCGACGGCGAGATTGCCTGGCTCAATGTCACTGCAGCGCCGATTCCTCTCGAAAAATACGGGGTGGCGATCGCCTTTACCGATATCGGCGATCGCAAACGCGCCATGCAAGAACTGCAACGCCGAGAGCAAGAATATCGCACCCTCGCTGACAACACCCCGGATATCATCGCCCGCATCGACCGACAACTGCGCCACGTTTACGTCAATCCGGCAATTACCAAAGCCACGGGCTTACCTGTCAGCCACTTTATCGGTAAATCCAACCGCGACTTGGGAATGCCCGAGGATCTGTGTCAGGTGTGGGATCGGACGATGTACGAAGTGTTCGAGACTGGGGAAGAACGGACGATCGAATATGAATTCCCGACTCCGGAAGGCAAGCGCGTCTACCAGTCCCACCTAGTGCCGGAGTTTTCTCCCGATGGCGCTTTAGACTACATCCTCGGTTTAGCGCGAGATATCACCTCGTTAACCCAAGCGAACCAATCGTTACAGGTGGCGCGGGCGCGCTTGGAACATTTACTGACGGCGAGTCCGGCGATGATTTATAGCTACAAAGCCTCTGCGCCCTATCAGATCGGCTTTGTCAGTCCTAATATTCAGACCTATCTGGGTTATGAGGTCGAAGAAATTGTCCAAAGCTCCAACTTTTGGCACGATCGCGTCCATCCGGACGATCGCGACTGCATCGAGGGGTTGCTTCCCCACTTATTCGAGGTCGGCTCTCACATCCACGAATACCGCTTTCAACACAAGGATGGAAGCTATCGCTGGCTTTACGATCGCCTCCAACTCGTCTGCGACGACGAGGGGCATCCGTTAGAAATTATCGGGTCGTGGATCGACATTACCGATCGCAAACAGGCGGAGGAACGGGCGATCTTTCTGTCGAAGGCGATCGAAACCTCCAGCGATGCGGTGGGGATGTGTAACCCCCAAGGGGTCGCTCTGTATCACAATTCTACTTTTATCAATTTATTCGGCTATACTGTCGAACAATTGGCGGAAGCGGGCGGTCCGAGGAGCATTTACAGCGATCGCGAGGTGGCCCGGGAGGTGTTCGAGACGATCCGAGGTGGGGACAACTGGCGCGGCGAGGTGCAGATGCACGATCGCCACGGACACTTGTTAGATATCCTCTTGCGCGCCTACCCGATTAAAAATGAGGCGGGGGCGATCGTCGGTTTGGTCGGCGTCCATACGGATATCGGCGATCGCAAGCGGATTCAGGAAGAACTCGCCCATCACGCGGCGGAGTTGGCGCGATCGAATGCGGAGTTGGAACAGTTCGCCTATATCGCCTCTCACGACCTCCAAGAACCGTTGCGAATCGTCAGCAGTTATACGAAGTTGTTGGCGAAGCGTTACGGCGATCGCCTCGACGCCAAAGCGGAGAAATACATCAATTACATTACCGATGGCAGCGCTCGAATGCAGCAGCTCATCGAAGACCTGCTCGATTATTCCCGAGTCGGCACGCGCGGTCAAGAGTTCGAGCCGATCGAAAGTGAGGAGATCTTGCAACAGGCGATCGCCAATTTGCACGTCAGCATTCACAAAAATCACGCCGCCATTACCCACGACCCCTTACCCGCGATCGTCGGCGACGCCAAGCAACTCGCCCGCCTGTTGCAAAATTTAATCTCCAATGCGATTAAATATAGAGGGGAGCGATCGCCTGCGGTTCACGTCTCGGCCCGCCGTCAGGACCGCACCTGGGTCTTTTCGATCCGCGACAACGGGATCGGGATCGATCCCAAACACCACGATCGCATTTTCACGATCTTTCAACGCCTCCACACCCGCGAAGAATATCCGGGCACGGGTATCGGGCTGGCAATTTGCAAAAAAATCGTCGAACGTCATGGCGGTCGCATCTGGGTCGAGTCCGAACCGGGAGAAGGGTCAATTTTTTACTTTACCCTGCCCGATTCCCCGGCGCCGACTTAG